A part of Arachis hypogaea cultivar Tifrunner chromosome 12, arahy.Tifrunner.gnm2.J5K5, whole genome shotgun sequence genomic DNA contains:
- the LOC140176608 gene encoding E3 ubiquitin-protein ligase RSL1-like, with translation MSIIPKEVFERWENALCENLVLATSKKFYCSFKDCSTMLVNDDGNEVVTCSECPNCHRLFCAQGKVAWHGGMECGEFMGLNENEREKEDLMVMNLAKANKRWRRCSKCRIYVEKKSGMFTHFLQVWPSLLLCLWKAMESVI, from the exons ATGTCAATAATTCCAAAGGAGGTGTTTGAAAGATGGGAGAATGCACTTTGTGAGAATCTTGTTCTTGCAACATCAAAGAAATTCTATTGCTCTTTCAAGGATTGTTCAACAATGTTGGTGAATGATGATGGAAATGAAGTTGTGACTTGTTCTGAGTGTCCAAATTGTCATAGATTGTTTTGTGCACAGGGTAAAGTTGCATGGCATGGTGGAATGGAATGTGGTGAGTTTATGGGTTTGAATGAAAatgaaagagagaaggaagatcTTATGGTGATGAATCTTGCAAAGGCTAATAAGAGATGGAGAAGGTGTTCTAAATGCAGAATCTATGTTGAAAAAAAATCAGGGATGTTCACACATTTCTTGCAG gTGTGGCCATCGCTTCTGCTATGCTTGTGGAAAGCCATGGAATCAGTAATTTAG
- the LOC112726683 gene encoding uncharacterized protein → MGLRPLSLVPAFSLFFPRRLPVDRLPGLDLWSNIIIMSCPDSKCKVKYGPEYFCSLLPFEVFKRWQKVIKDCNTLILDKQLDKNPIHVADDEENSDVKEDAIVVIESDDDDSCNPKLYLLLPQRHSSLKLSSSLISLAVAHCSRTQALSFSRLRSPSLSPDWHSSSSLLSRIRSISRSLVSHSVSVARSPSLPSSSPTAEAADPGTGRHRLSLSRHRLAVSPAPSLRSSLPAAEAAGPGDSSSLSATLAVSFLRATRSWSRFEPCSDSMRTVVSRESTMMPKDLTRKSTQLQKMSKRQLPDLKIVVFDIYKALYDLVESPSKFGACCSATLFQIYDIGNGFGHFGDYTIAIMGYGPEDENAVLELTYNYK, encoded by the exons ATGGGGTTGCGCCCATTATCACTGGTCCCCGCATTCTCCTTGTTCTTCCCTCGCCGTCTTCCCGTCGACCGTCTTCCCGGTCTCGATCTGTG GAGCAATATTATCATTATGTCTTGTCCTGATTCAAAATGCAAAGTTAAGTATGGACCTGAATacttttgttctcttcttccatttGAAGTGTTCAAGAGATGGCAGAAGGTGATCAAAGATTGTAACACTCTAATTTTGGATAAACAATTAGACAAGAACCCTATTCATGTTGCTGATGATGAAGAGAATAGCGATGTCAAAGAAGATGCTATAGTAGTAATTGAatcggatgatgatgat TCATG CAATCCTAAACTCTACCTTCTCCTCCCTCAACGTCACTCTTCACTGAAGCTCTCgagctctctcatctctctcgcTGTCGCTCATTGCTCTCGCACTCAAGCTCTCTCCTTCTCTCGTCTCCGGTCTCCCTCACTGTCTCCGGACTGGCACTCAAGCTCGTCGTTGCTCTCTCGGATCCGGTCTATCTCACGGTCTCTGGTCTCCCACTCAGTCTCGGTCGCTCGCTCGCCTTCCCTGCCATCGTCGTCACCGACGGCAGAAGCAGCAGATCCCGGGACTGGTCGTCATCGTCTCTCCCTGTCTCGTCACCGTCTCGCAGTCAGTCCCGCGCCTTCGTTGCGCTCGTCGTTGCCGGCGGCAGAAGCAGCAGGTCCCGGGGATTCCTCCTCGCTGTCAGCAACTCTCGCCGTCAGCTTCCTTCGCGCAACCAGAAGCTGGTCCCGATTTG AACCTTGTTCGGATTCCATGAGAACGGTTGTGTCTCGAGAATCAACAATGATGCCCAAGGATTTAACAAGAAAATCAACTCAGCTGCAAAAAATGTCCAAAAGGCAACTTCCTGATCTTAAGATTGTTGTATTTGATATTTACAAGGCTCTCTATGACCTTGTTGAATCCCCTTCAAAATTTG GAGCTTGCTGCAGTGCAACTCTCTTTCAGATTTATGACATTGGAAATGGATTTGGCCATTTTGGTGAT TATACCATAGCAATTATGGGTTATGGCCCAGAAGATGAAAATGCTGTTCTGGAGTTGACATACAACTACAAATGA